A window of the Bdellovibrio sp. ZAP7 genome harbors these coding sequences:
- the tsaD gene encoding tRNA (adenosine(37)-N6)-threonylcarbamoyltransferase complex transferase subunit TsaD: MIERVLAIETSCDDTSVAIVDRSGWVHSVVSASQDLEHEAYGGVVPEIAARNHSIALIPLIEEAFKKANMNWSDIQGISVTNRPGLVGALIVGLVTAKSLAQAKHLPFLGVNHLEGHLLAPFLKDAQYAPPEDFDYPYVGLAISGGHTSLYHITALGEYRVLGATKDDAAGECFDKFAKMAGLGFPGGVKVDQTAKQGNPHAFEFPRSMIHDDTFDMSFSGLKSSGQRMLQQLGPEQVKAQLPDLCASFQEAIVDVLIAKLDRAAKVYKAKRVILTGGVSANSRLRARAEEWAAKKGLRLVVPPLRYCTDNAAMIGYVGALRMARGETSQIDLGPSPQALQSDFK, translated from the coding sequence GTGATTGAAAGAGTATTAGCGATAGAAACCAGTTGTGATGACACCTCAGTTGCGATCGTCGATCGTAGCGGCTGGGTGCATTCTGTGGTTTCCGCTTCTCAAGATCTGGAACACGAAGCCTACGGCGGCGTGGTTCCTGAAATCGCAGCTCGCAATCATTCCATCGCCCTGATTCCACTGATCGAGGAAGCCTTTAAAAAAGCCAACATGAACTGGTCTGATATCCAAGGTATTTCGGTAACGAATCGCCCGGGATTGGTCGGCGCTTTGATCGTGGGTTTGGTAACGGCAAAATCTTTGGCTCAAGCAAAACATCTTCCGTTCTTGGGTGTGAATCACCTGGAAGGACATTTGCTCGCGCCTTTTTTGAAAGATGCGCAGTATGCTCCGCCTGAAGATTTTGATTATCCGTATGTGGGACTTGCTATCAGTGGTGGTCACACCAGTCTTTATCACATCACAGCTTTGGGTGAATACCGCGTGCTGGGTGCTACGAAAGACGATGCAGCTGGTGAGTGCTTTGATAAGTTTGCGAAAATGGCGGGCCTGGGATTCCCAGGTGGAGTGAAGGTTGATCAAACGGCGAAACAGGGAAATCCGCACGCCTTTGAATTTCCTCGCAGTATGATTCACGATGACACTTTCGATATGAGTTTCTCGGGTCTGAAATCTTCAGGTCAAAGAATGCTTCAGCAATTAGGACCTGAACAAGTGAAGGCACAATTGCCGGATCTGTGCGCTTCTTTCCAGGAAGCGATTGTTGATGTGCTTATTGCTAAATTGGATCGCGCAGCCAAAGTTTACAAAGCGAAACGAGTGATTCTGACGGGCGGTGTGAGTGCGAACTCGCGTCTTCGTGCCCGTGCTGAAGAATGGGCTGCGAAAAAAGGTTTGCGTTTGGTTGTTCCACCTTTGAGATATTGTACGGATAATGCCGCCATGATTGGTTATGTCGGTGCACTTCGTATGGCTCGCGGTGAAACTTCACAAATTGATTTGGGTCCATCTCCTCAAGCTCTTCAATCGGATTTCAAATGA
- a CDS encoding DUF4398 domain-containing protein: MTLARLFIGVLVFSVMVGCQTVPAPIEDYSLARAAIDAARAVQAARHSPGYWHQAEEAYRKGRIFYDDRDYARAKEQFVRAKFAAEKAENSARLIRQKTGDIL; the protein is encoded by the coding sequence GTGACTTTGGCCAGATTATTCATCGGAGTTTTAGTTTTTTCGGTGATGGTTGGTTGTCAGACTGTCCCAGCCCCTATCGAGGATTATTCACTTGCCCGGGCCGCTATTGATGCGGCCCGAGCTGTTCAAGCTGCCCGCCACTCGCCAGGATATTGGCATCAGGCTGAAGAAGCCTATCGCAAAGGTCGCATCTTTTACGATGACCGTGATTACGCCCGCGCTAAAGAACAATTTGTAAGAGCGAAATTCGCTGCTGAAAAAGCAGAGAACTCGGCTCGTTTGATTCGTCAAAAGACCGGAGATATTTTATGA
- a CDS encoding tol-pal system YbgF family protein encodes MKLLVTLAAISVFMTGCLQTRNDVRDNEQRQVYQQQVSTMQRQTADAGNRFSDMEEQMRAMNGRIDVVENNLQNNNLEKQLKNTQQQNEALNKKIDLLQEGFTNLEKQVYALNAQVNAMNASRQAAEAAATAAAEKAAAEKAAEKAERSKKSGYEIGQEQFNKKEWKQAILSFQKYRDESPKGSHFADATYKIGVSFQELGMKEEAKTFFDEVLSKFPKSDEARRAKIRLKGLK; translated from the coding sequence ATGAAGTTACTTGTGACCTTGGCTGCTATTTCTGTATTCATGACCGGCTGTCTGCAAACTCGTAATGATGTTCGCGACAATGAACAACGCCAAGTCTATCAACAACAAGTATCGACAATGCAACGTCAGACTGCTGATGCGGGCAATCGCTTCTCCGATATGGAAGAGCAGATGCGCGCAATGAATGGCCGTATTGATGTGGTTGAAAACAACCTGCAAAACAACAACCTTGAAAAACAACTTAAAAACACTCAACAACAAAACGAAGCTTTGAATAAAAAGATCGATTTGTTGCAAGAGGGTTTCACGAACCTAGAAAAACAAGTTTACGCATTAAACGCTCAAGTAAATGCAATGAACGCCAGCCGCCAGGCTGCTGAAGCTGCAGCTACGGCTGCTGCCGAGAAAGCCGCTGCGGAAAAAGCTGCCGAAAAAGCCGAGCGCTCCAAAAAGAGCGGTTACGAAATCGGCCAGGAACAATTCAATAAAAAAGAGTGGAAGCAGGCGATCTTGAGTTTCCAAAAATACCGTGATGAGTCTCCGAAAGGTTCTCACTTTGCCGATGCAACCTACAAAATCGGCGTTTCCTTCCAGGAATTGGGCATGAAAGAGGAAGCTAAAACCTTTTTTGATGAGGTTTTAAGCAAATTTCCTAAGTCAGATGAAGCTCGTCGTGCTAAGATTCGTTTGAAGGGTTTAAAATAA
- the pal gene encoding peptidoglycan-associated lipoprotein Pal, with protein MVRKLALGLVACAMVVGCKNKQAQSDANIQTSPTGNTAIESTPMSFDPAGSDSGKIAGLVTVHFGYDKSSLDAASKKDIATNVDWMKKNGNVKVQIEGHCDSRGTIEYNVALGERRANAVKAYMVSLGIPADRLSTISYGKEKPVANGDSEEAWGKNRRANFVPAQ; from the coding sequence ATGGTTCGTAAATTGGCTCTAGGTCTTGTTGCATGTGCAATGGTAGTTGGTTGTAAAAATAAACAAGCTCAATCAGATGCAAACATTCAAACTTCACCAACTGGAAACACGGCAATTGAATCAACGCCAATGAGCTTTGATCCAGCAGGTTCTGACTCTGGCAAAATCGCGGGTCTAGTAACTGTTCATTTCGGTTACGACAAATCTAGCTTGGATGCGGCTTCTAAAAAAGATATCGCTACAAACGTAGACTGGATGAAAAAGAACGGTAACGTGAAAGTACAAATCGAAGGTCACTGTGACTCTCGTGGTACTATCGAGTACAACGTAGCTTTGGGTGAGCGTCGTGCTAACGCAGTTAAAGCTTACATGGTTTCTTTGGGTATCCCAGCTGATCGTTTGAGCACTATCTCTTACGGTAAAGAAAAACCAGTTGCTAACGGTGACTCTGAAGAAGCTTGGGGCAAAAACCGCCGCGCTAACTTCGTACCTGCTCAGTAA